In Bacteriovorax stolpii, a single genomic region encodes these proteins:
- a CDS encoding carbonic anhydrase, which yields MRKADNWQDAFKLLVEGNRAFYEGQTTHPERGREVMFSQYLGQQPFAAILSCADSRVVPELVFDVGIGDLFTCRIAGTVLSDAVIGSIEMAVEVLGVTLIVVMGHENCGAFRACMNPEKHPNIKGISWQLIPIIEELRPVHGHNPTDHLYYSIIANARKVAQQLQTVGPVLSPGIKSGKLKIIPAYHSLTTGKVTFFEPIN from the coding sequence ATGAGAAAAGCAGATAACTGGCAAGACGCATTTAAACTTTTAGTTGAAGGTAACCGTGCTTTCTACGAAGGACAAACAACTCACCCGGAAAGAGGAAGAGAGGTTATGTTCTCTCAGTATCTTGGTCAGCAGCCATTTGCCGCTATTTTAAGTTGTGCCGATTCTCGCGTTGTACCCGAGCTGGTATTTGACGTAGGGATCGGAGATCTTTTTACCTGCAGAATTGCCGGAACTGTCTTATCTGATGCTGTTATCGGCAGCATCGAGATGGCCGTAGAAGTTCTTGGAGTCACGCTTATCGTCGTTATGGGACATGAAAACTGTGGAGCTTTCCGCGCTTGTATGAACCCTGAAAAACACCCAAACATCAAAGGGATTTCTTGGCAGCTTATTCCAATCATTGAAGAGCTTCGCCCTGTTCACGGACACAATCCAACAGACCACTTATATTATTCAATCATCGCCAACGCTAGAAAAGTAGCTCAACAGCTACAAACTGTTGGTCCGGTTCTAAGCCCGGGGATCAAGTCTGGAAAACTAAAAATCATCCCAGCTTATCACTCGCTGACAACTGGTAAGGTGACGTTCTTCGAACCGATTAACTAA
- a CDS encoding phytoene desaturase family protein, translated as MEFDYIVIGAGSSGLTFAALMEKKGFKVAVLEAHSLPGGCSSYFEREGYTFDAGATTLSGLKENRPLFNLIKELNLPLNLTAIDPGIVSILPDKTIFRFKDQKKWRNELEKKFPGIDHEKLWSRLSDIEEKGWHLSSAFKNIPLRSIGAVTGFLKLDTLKALSSLPALFTSVESELRALKINDSGYLSMLDELLFITAQNHMSDTPLLMGAMGLSYPDDTYYATGGMKAFSKALAAKCSHIFYRHTVKKITPLNDGQNGFEVVTSKQTIRGKKVVSTIPIWNHSELFDEKRVKAFFQRYPAPDPSACWSAFMIYLTIPLNEKREGLYYQIHTDSIPHCKTRSFFVSLSHPHDQERSINGRQVVTISTHTKSKEWMNLTKEDYQKKKEECAQFILNVLKEKFDLKDEDLKNVMTGTPKTFIKYTHRFHGLVGGIPHSLRRNPIDFLVARSPVQNFYMLGDTQYPGQGIAAVVLGAQNLCEFLD; from the coding sequence ATGGAATTCGACTATATTGTCATTGGTGCCGGCAGTTCAGGACTTACCTTTGCTGCATTAATGGAAAAAAAAGGATTTAAAGTTGCTGTGCTTGAGGCCCACTCCCTGCCGGGTGGCTGCTCGTCTTATTTTGAACGCGAAGGTTATACCTTTGATGCTGGGGCCACAACTCTTTCTGGTCTAAAGGAAAACAGACCACTATTTAACCTGATTAAAGAACTAAACCTTCCATTAAATCTCACTGCAATCGATCCTGGAATTGTTTCCATCTTGCCGGATAAAACAATCTTTCGTTTTAAAGACCAAAAAAAATGGAGAAACGAATTAGAAAAAAAATTCCCGGGCATTGATCATGAAAAACTCTGGAGCCGCTTAAGTGATATTGAAGAAAAAGGCTGGCACTTATCCAGTGCCTTTAAAAATATCCCTCTTCGATCAATTGGGGCCGTAACTGGATTTTTAAAATTAGATACATTAAAAGCTCTCTCGTCATTGCCGGCCCTTTTTACCAGTGTTGAGAGTGAGCTTCGCGCTTTAAAAATAAATGACTCCGGATATCTTTCGATGCTGGATGAACTCCTTTTCATTACAGCTCAAAATCACATGAGTGATACTCCACTTTTGATGGGGGCCATGGGGCTCTCTTATCCTGATGACACTTATTACGCCACGGGTGGGATGAAGGCCTTCTCGAAGGCCCTGGCCGCCAAATGCTCACACATTTTTTATCGTCATACGGTCAAAAAAATTACGCCTCTTAATGATGGACAAAACGGCTTTGAAGTCGTGACCAGTAAACAAACGATAAGAGGGAAAAAAGTTGTTTCAACGATTCCAATCTGGAATCATTCGGAGCTCTTTGATGAAAAGAGAGTTAAAGCATTTTTTCAACGCTATCCTGCACCTGATCCTTCAGCATGCTGGTCTGCTTTTATGATCTATTTAACGATTCCGCTCAATGAAAAACGCGAAGGCCTCTACTATCAAATTCACACTGACTCAATTCCTCATTGTAAGACCCGCTCTTTTTTTGTCTCTCTGTCTCATCCCCATGACCAAGAAAGATCAATTAATGGCAGACAGGTTGTGACCATTTCAACACATACAAAATCTAAAGAGTGGATGAATTTAACTAAAGAAGATTACCAAAAGAAAAAAGAAGAGTGCGCTCAATTTATTTTGAATGTTCTAAAAGAGAAATTTGACTTGAAAGATGAAGACTTAAAAAATGTAATGACCGGGACACCTAAAACATTTATCAAGTACACTCACCGTTTTCACGGCCTGGTGGGTGGAATTCCTCATTCGCTAAGAAGAAACCCAATTGATTTTTTAGTAGCGAGATCCCCTGTGCAAAATTTCTACATGCTGGGAGACACGCAATACCCAGGACAAGGGATTGCTGCCGTTGTCCTGGGTGCGCAAAATTTATGTGAGTTTCTCGATTAG
- a CDS encoding DUF5522 domain-containing protein: MNTPTLIENIDYIINEDGNLVFTAHYLLKRGHCCQSGCLNCPYGYKDKADPNVPAEFNDSWEDDYSYDNEEDDD, encoded by the coding sequence ATGAACACTCCTACTCTCATTGAAAACATCGACTACATAATCAACGAAGACGGCAATCTGGTCTTCACTGCTCACTATCTTTTAAAACGCGGTCATTGCTGTCAGAGCGGTTGTCTTAACTGTCCTTACGGATACAAGGATAAGGCCGATCCAAACGTTCCAGCGGAGTTTAATGACTCCTGGGAAGACGATTATTCGTACGACAACGAAGAAGACGACGATTAA